In Primulina eburnea isolate SZY01 chromosome 14, ASM2296580v1, whole genome shotgun sequence, the following proteins share a genomic window:
- the LOC140812642 gene encoding protein AGENET DOMAIN (AGD)-CONTAINING P1-like isoform X2, with protein sequence MSSDIISRYVKKGAEIEISSDDVGFRGSWYAGTVVRPPQNDKSKKVLVEYKTLMKSESTSQRLREEVGLVQVRPAPPPEKRLKFKFSEEVDAWYNDGWWEGIVTELLGDDKFAVFFRSTKEQLHFRARELRLHREWVYGKWVPPLGQASDDEPPRCNQNDSMPSENFEHNFSPGTLIEVRSNDEGFEGAWFTATVVKDLNNGKYLIEYQNIYDDKEDTKLLREEVDSQQLRPYPPDIGIVDRFEVREQVDALYDDVWWVGVISKVRKNDKYSVFFKDADEILSFEHSDLRVHQEWINGKWVIPPKVLEL encoded by the exons ATGTCCAGCGACATCATATCCCGGTATGTCAAGAAAGGAGCTGAAATCGAGATCAGCAGCGACGACGTGGGATTTCGTGGTTCTTGGTACGCGGGCACTGTTGTGAGGCCGCCGCAAAATGACAAGAGCAAGAAAGTGCTGGTGGAGTACAAGACTTTGATGAAAAGCGAATCAACCTCGCAACGGCTGAGGGAGGAGGTGGGGCTGGTGCAGGTGAGGCCGGCGCCTCCACCGGAGAAACGCCTAAAATTCAAGTTCAGCGAAGAGGTGGATGCATGGTACAATGACGGGTGGTGGGAGGGGATTGTCACGGAATTGTTGGGGGATGACAAATTTGCGGTGTTTTTCCGGAGCACGAAGGAGCAGTTGCATTTCAGGGCGCGCGAACTGAGGCTGCACCGGGAATGGGTGTACGGGAAGTGGGTTCCGCCACTGGGACAAGCTAGTGATGATGAGCCACCACGATGTAATCAG AATGATTCAATGCCATCTGAAAATTTCGAACATAATTTTAGCCCTGGAACACTTATTGAAGTCCGTAGCAATGATGAAGGTTTTGAAGGTGCTTGGTTTACTGCAACAGTGGTCAAAGACTTGAACAATGGAAAGTATCTGATTGAGTATCAAAACATATATGATGATAAGGAAGATACGAAGCTCCTAAGAGAAGAGGTGGATAGTCAGCAGTTAAGGCCATACCCACCTGATATCGGAATAGTTGACCGTTTTGAAGTTCGTGAACAAGTTGATGCTCTGTATGATGATGTTTGGTGGGTAGGTGTGATTTCCAAAGTTCGTAAAAACGATAAATATTCTGTATTCTTTAAGGATGCTGATGAGATACTAAGTTTCGAGCACTCTGACCTGCGTGTGCATCAG
- the LOC140812642 gene encoding protein AGENET DOMAIN (AGD)-CONTAINING P1-like isoform X1 encodes MSSDIISRYVKKGAEIEISSDDVGFRGSWYAGTVVRPPQNDKSKKVLVEYKTLMKSESTSQRLREEVGLVQVRPAPPPEKRLKFKFSEEVDAWYNDGWWEGIVTELLGDDKFAVFFRSTKEQLHFRARELRLHREWVYGKWVPPLGQASDDEPPRCNQMQNDSMPSENFEHNFSPGTLIEVRSNDEGFEGAWFTATVVKDLNNGKYLIEYQNIYDDKEDTKLLREEVDSQQLRPYPPDIGIVDRFEVREQVDALYDDVWWVGVISKVRKNDKYSVFFKDADEILSFEHSDLRVHQEWINGKWVIPPKVLEL; translated from the exons ATGTCCAGCGACATCATATCCCGGTATGTCAAGAAAGGAGCTGAAATCGAGATCAGCAGCGACGACGTGGGATTTCGTGGTTCTTGGTACGCGGGCACTGTTGTGAGGCCGCCGCAAAATGACAAGAGCAAGAAAGTGCTGGTGGAGTACAAGACTTTGATGAAAAGCGAATCAACCTCGCAACGGCTGAGGGAGGAGGTGGGGCTGGTGCAGGTGAGGCCGGCGCCTCCACCGGAGAAACGCCTAAAATTCAAGTTCAGCGAAGAGGTGGATGCATGGTACAATGACGGGTGGTGGGAGGGGATTGTCACGGAATTGTTGGGGGATGACAAATTTGCGGTGTTTTTCCGGAGCACGAAGGAGCAGTTGCATTTCAGGGCGCGCGAACTGAGGCTGCACCGGGAATGGGTGTACGGGAAGTGGGTTCCGCCACTGGGACAAGCTAGTGATGATGAGCCACCACGATGTAATCAG ATGCAGAATGATTCAATGCCATCTGAAAATTTCGAACATAATTTTAGCCCTGGAACACTTATTGAAGTCCGTAGCAATGATGAAGGTTTTGAAGGTGCTTGGTTTACTGCAACAGTGGTCAAAGACTTGAACAATGGAAAGTATCTGATTGAGTATCAAAACATATATGATGATAAGGAAGATACGAAGCTCCTAAGAGAAGAGGTGGATAGTCAGCAGTTAAGGCCATACCCACCTGATATCGGAATAGTTGACCGTTTTGAAGTTCGTGAACAAGTTGATGCTCTGTATGATGATGTTTGGTGGGTAGGTGTGATTTCCAAAGTTCGTAAAAACGATAAATATTCTGTATTCTTTAAGGATGCTGATGAGATACTAAGTTTCGAGCACTCTGACCTGCGTGTGCATCAG